The genomic window GGAGCGAACACCACTGGTCGGTACAGGCCGGATGGAAGTCGAACGGATAGAAGACGAGTATCACCGCCCAGCCGCGGTCCGTGTACTCGGAGAGCGTGTGCGTGTCGACCGACCCGGCGGCGGCTCCGGGGAGCGTGAAATCCGGTGCTTCCTGCCCGACTCGTATCATGTTACCAAATAACATACGGACCGACTTGAGAGATAGGGGGTTGTGCAGCGTGGACACACGGCGGGCGTG from Halostella salina includes these protein-coding regions:
- a CDS encoding redoxin domain-containing protein — its product is MIRVGQEAPDFTLPGAAAGSVDTHTLSEYTDRGWAVILVFYPFDFHPACTDQWCSLRDADWLTLLDDVVVLGVGADGAYAHWEYADRHNIQFPLLSDRTAH